A genomic segment from Streptomyces sp. NBC_00654 encodes:
- the shc gene encoding squalene--hopene cyclase has translation MTATTDGSTGAANPRAASAGDPTESTIAADDVLAAARRAAERSVEHLLGRQDQQGWWKGDLATNVTMDAEDLLLRQFLGIQDPATVRAAARFIRGEQHGDGTWATFYGGPGDLSATIEAYVALRLAGDRPEEPHMTRAAGWVREQGGIAAARVFTRIWLALFGWWKWEDLPELPPELMFFPKWLPLNIYDFGCWARQTIVPLTVVSAKRPVRPAPFTLDELHTDPAAPNPPRNMAPAASWDGLFQRLDKAMHLYHKVAPRRLRRIAMNAAARWIIERQENDGCWGGIQPPAVYSVIALHLLGYDLDHPVMRAGLASLDRFAVWREDGARMIEACQSPVWDTCLATIALADAGLRPDHPALVRAADWMLGEEIGRPGDWSVRKPGLAPGGWAFEFHNDNYPDIDDTAEVVLALRRVDHPDRDRLEAAIERGVRWNLGMQSRNGAWGAFDADNTSPFPNRLPFCDFGEVIDPPSADVTGHVVEMLAVEGRSRHPRTRRGIEWLLAEQEACGAWFGRWGVNYVYGTGSVVPALIAAGIPAGHPSVRRAVSWLKSVQNDDGGWGEDLRSYQEEKWIGHGESTASQTAWALLALLAAGERDSRSATRGVTWLAETQQADGSWDEPHFTGTGFPWDFSINYHLYRQVFPLTALGRFVYGDPFAGRAATGVEA, from the coding sequence ATGACAGCGACGACCGACGGAAGCACCGGAGCCGCGAACCCTCGCGCAGCCTCGGCAGGCGATCCGACCGAATCAACCATCGCCGCGGACGACGTGCTCGCCGCCGCGCGGCGGGCCGCGGAACGCTCGGTGGAGCACCTCCTCGGCAGGCAGGACCAGCAGGGCTGGTGGAAGGGCGACCTCGCCACCAATGTGACCATGGACGCCGAGGACCTGCTGCTCCGTCAGTTCCTCGGGATCCAGGACCCGGCCACGGTGCGGGCGGCAGCCCGGTTCATCCGGGGCGAACAGCACGGTGACGGCACCTGGGCCACGTTCTACGGCGGGCCCGGCGACCTCTCCGCCACCATCGAGGCCTATGTGGCGCTGAGGCTGGCGGGGGACCGGCCGGAAGAGCCGCACATGACGCGTGCGGCCGGGTGGGTCAGGGAACAGGGCGGGATCGCGGCCGCCCGGGTCTTCACCAGGATCTGGCTGGCCCTCTTCGGCTGGTGGAAGTGGGAGGACCTGCCGGAGCTGCCGCCCGAGCTGATGTTCTTCCCCAAGTGGCTGCCGCTCAACATCTATGACTTCGGCTGCTGGGCCCGGCAGACCATCGTTCCGCTGACCGTCGTCTCCGCGAAGCGGCCGGTACGGCCCGCCCCGTTCACCCTGGACGAGCTGCACACCGATCCGGCGGCCCCGAACCCGCCCAGGAACATGGCTCCGGCGGCCAGTTGGGACGGCCTCTTCCAGCGGCTCGACAAGGCGATGCACCTTTACCACAAGGTCGCCCCCCGCCGGCTGCGCCGCATCGCGATGAACGCGGCGGCCCGCTGGATCATCGAGCGCCAGGAGAACGACGGCTGCTGGGGAGGCATCCAGCCGCCCGCGGTCTACTCCGTCATCGCCCTCCATCTGCTCGGCTACGACCTCGACCATCCGGTGATGCGCGCCGGGCTGGCCTCGCTGGACCGGTTCGCCGTGTGGCGCGAGGACGGCGCCCGCATGATCGAGGCCTGCCAGTCGCCCGTCTGGGACACCTGCCTGGCCACCATCGCGCTCGCCGACGCGGGGCTCCGCCCCGACCATCCGGCGCTGGTGAGGGCCGCCGACTGGATGCTCGGCGAGGAGATCGGCCGGCCGGGGGACTGGTCGGTGCGCAAGCCCGGACTCGCCCCGGGCGGCTGGGCGTTCGAGTTCCACAACGACAACTACCCGGACATCGACGACACCGCCGAAGTCGTCCTGGCACTGCGCCGGGTCGACCATCCCGACCGCGACCGGCTCGAAGCCGCGATCGAGCGCGGGGTGCGCTGGAACCTGGGGATGCAGTCCCGCAACGGAGCCTGGGGCGCCTTCGACGCCGACAACACCAGCCCGTTCCCCAACCGCCTGCCGTTCTGCGACTTCGGGGAGGTCATCGACCCGCCGTCGGCGGACGTCACCGGCCATGTCGTGGAGATGCTCGCCGTCGAGGGCCGGTCCCGCCACCCCCGTACCCGACGGGGAATCGAGTGGCTGCTCGCCGAACAGGAGGCGTGCGGCGCCTGGTTCGGCCGCTGGGGCGTCAACTACGTATACGGAACAGGGTCGGTGGTGCCCGCACTGATCGCCGCCGGGATCCCGGCCGGCCACCCGTCGGTCCGCCGGGCCGTGAGCTGGCTGAAGTCCGTCCAGAACGACGACGGCGGCTGGGGCGAGGACCTGCGCTCCTACCAGGAGGAGAAGTGGATCGGGCACGGTGAGTCGACCGCGTCCCAGACCGCCTGGGCGCTGCTGGCACTCCTCGCCGCGGGCGAGCGCGACAGCCGCTCCGCGACCCGCGGTGTCACCTGGCTGGCCGAGACCCAGCAGGCCGACGGCTCCTGGGACGAGCCGCACTTCACCGGGACCGGATTCCCCTGGGACTTCTCCATCAACTACCACCTCTACCGCCAGGTCTTCCCGCTCACCGCGCTGGGCCGCTTCGTGTACGGCGATCCGTTCGCCGGCCGCGCGGCCACCGGCGTGGAGGCCTGA
- a CDS encoding 1-hydroxy-2-methyl-2-butenyl 4-diphosphate reductase — protein MDDVPGPPAPAAPLLIACALGIEQLALRSGRGNGAPAGVSVVRTGMGPRAAEAAMGRVLGRPGARDAAVIASGFCAGLAPGMHPGDLVVAEETRDTDGSTACAGTGLLVDALARTVPGRTVHTGPLTGSGHVVRGPERAGLRATGAIAVDMESAATLRTALRHGPRPVAAVRVVVDAPEHELVRIGTVRGGISAFRVLRAVLPAFYEWHRSLLLPRR, from the coding sequence ATGGACGACGTACCGGGGCCGCCCGCCCCCGCCGCACCCCTGCTGATCGCCTGCGCCCTCGGCATCGAACAGCTCGCCCTGCGCAGCGGCCGGGGCAACGGGGCCCCGGCCGGAGTGAGCGTCGTACGCACCGGGATGGGCCCCAGGGCCGCCGAGGCGGCCATGGGGCGTGTGCTGGGCCGGCCCGGGGCGCGGGACGCCGCGGTGATCGCCTCCGGTTTCTGTGCCGGCCTGGCCCCCGGAATGCACCCCGGCGATCTGGTGGTCGCCGAGGAGACCCGGGACACGGACGGCTCCACCGCCTGTGCCGGCACGGGCCTGCTCGTCGACGCCCTCGCCAGGACCGTGCCCGGACGCACCGTCCACACCGGCCCGCTGACCGGCTCCGGCCATGTCGTACGCGGGCCCGAACGGGCCGGGCTGAGGGCCACCGGCGCCATCGCGGTCGACATGGAGTCCGCCGCCACACTGCGCACCGCCCTGCGCCACGGCCCACGCCCGGTTGCGGCCGTACGGGTGGTCGTGGACGCTCCAGAGCATGAGCTCGTCCGCATCGGCACGGTCCGCGGTGGAATATCAGCCTTCCGCGTTCTTCGTGCCGTCCTGCCGGCTTTCTATGAATGGCACCGATCTTTGCTGCTCCCCAGGAGGTGA
- the hpnH gene encoding adenosyl-hopene transferase HpnH codes for MAMPLRQSIKVATYLIEQKLRKREKFPLIVELEPLFACNLACEGCGKIQHPAGVLKQRMPVAQAVGAVLESGAPMVSIAGGEPLMHPQIDEIVRQLVAKKKYVFLCTNAMLMRKKLDKFTPSPYFAFAVHIDGLRERHDESVAKEGVFDEAVEAMKEAKRRGFRVTTNSTFFNTDTPQTIIEVLNYLNDDLKVDEMMISPAYAYEKAPDQEHFLGVEQTRELFKKAFAGGNRGRWRLNHSPLFLDFLEGKADFPCTAWAIPNYSLFGWQRPCYLMSDGYVPTYRQLIEETDWEKYGRGKDPRCANCMAHCGYEPTAVLATMGSLKESLRAARETVTGNR; via the coding sequence ATGGCCATGCCGCTCCGTCAGTCCATCAAGGTTGCGACGTACCTCATTGAACAGAAGCTCCGAAAGCGCGAGAAGTTCCCGCTCATCGTCGAGCTGGAGCCCTTGTTCGCGTGCAATCTGGCCTGCGAGGGATGCGGGAAGATCCAGCATCCGGCCGGGGTCCTGAAACAGCGTATGCCGGTCGCGCAGGCCGTCGGCGCGGTGCTCGAATCGGGTGCCCCCATGGTGTCCATCGCGGGCGGTGAACCGCTGATGCACCCACAGATCGATGAAATCGTGCGGCAGCTCGTCGCGAAGAAGAAGTATGTCTTCCTGTGCACCAACGCGATGCTCATGCGGAAGAAGCTCGACAAATTCACGCCGTCGCCGTACTTCGCGTTCGCCGTGCACATCGACGGGCTGCGCGAGCGGCACGACGAATCGGTTGCCAAGGAAGGCGTCTTCGACGAGGCGGTCGAGGCGATGAAGGAGGCGAAGCGGCGCGGCTTCCGCGTCACCACGAACTCCACCTTCTTCAACACCGACACCCCGCAGACCATCATCGAGGTCCTCAACTACCTCAATGACGACCTGAAGGTCGACGAGATGATGATCTCGCCCGCCTACGCCTACGAGAAGGCACCCGACCAGGAGCACTTCCTCGGCGTCGAGCAGACCCGCGAACTGTTCAAGAAGGCCTTCGCGGGCGGCAACCGGGGGCGCTGGCGCCTGAACCACTCGCCCCTCTTCCTGGACTTCCTGGAAGGCAAGGCGGACTTCCCCTGCACCGCGTGGGCGATCCCGAACTACTCGCTCTTCGGCTGGCAGCGCCCGTGCTACCTGATGAGCGACGGCTACGTCCCGACGTACCGCCAGCTCATCGAGGAGACCGACTGGGAGAAGTACGGCCGGGGCAAGGACCCGCGCTGCGCCAACTGCATGGCGCACTGCGGATACGAGCCCACGGCGGTGCTGGCCACCATGGGGTCGCTGAAGGAATCACTGCGCGCCGCGCGGGAGACGGTCACCGGCAACAGGTGA
- a CDS encoding aspartate aminotransferase family protein, with protein MKDGGPTGFDLARLLAERGAERYELHARHLNHQLPRMLHTIGFDKVYERAEGAYFWDSEGNDYLDMLAGFGVMGLGRHHPVVRKALHDVLDASLADLTRFDCQPLPGLLAEKLLTHSPHLDRVFFGNSGTEAIETALKFARYATGRPRVLYCTHAFHGLTTGSLSVNGENGFRDGFAPLLPDTAIELGDLDALRRELRRGDVAALIVEPVQGKGVHAAPPGFLRAAQELLHKHKALLIADEVQTGLGRTGDFYAYQHEEGVEPDLICVAKALSGGYVPVGATLGKDWIFKRVYSSMDRVLVHSASFGSNAQAMAAGLAVLAVMEDEETVANARRTGDLLRERLAALVDRYELLHEVRGRGLMIGIEFGRPSSLKLRSRWTMLQAARKGLFAQMVVVPLLRKHRILTQVSGDHLEVIKLIPPLVVGEPEVERFVTAFTDVMDDAHSGGGLMWDFGRTLVKQAVANR; from the coding sequence ATGAAGGACGGCGGACCCACGGGCTTCGACCTGGCGCGGCTCCTCGCGGAACGCGGCGCCGAACGATACGAACTCCATGCGCGGCATCTCAACCACCAGCTTCCGCGCATGCTGCACACCATCGGCTTCGACAAGGTCTACGAGCGGGCCGAGGGCGCGTACTTCTGGGACTCCGAGGGCAACGACTACCTCGACATGCTCGCCGGATTCGGGGTCATGGGCCTCGGCCGGCACCATCCCGTCGTCCGCAAGGCGCTGCACGACGTGCTGGACGCGTCGCTGGCCGACCTCACCCGCTTCGACTGTCAGCCGCTGCCGGGCCTCCTCGCCGAGAAGCTGCTCACCCACAGCCCGCACCTGGACCGCGTCTTCTTCGGCAACAGCGGTACGGAAGCGATCGAGACGGCGCTGAAGTTCGCCCGCTACGCCACCGGCAGGCCCAGGGTGCTCTACTGCACCCACGCCTTCCACGGCCTCACCACCGGTTCGCTCTCGGTCAACGGCGAGAACGGCTTCCGGGACGGCTTCGCCCCCCTGCTTCCCGACACCGCGATCGAGCTCGGCGACCTCGACGCCCTGCGGCGCGAGCTGAGGCGCGGCGATGTGGCGGCGCTGATCGTGGAGCCCGTCCAGGGCAAGGGCGTGCACGCCGCGCCGCCGGGCTTTCTGCGGGCCGCACAGGAACTGCTGCACAAGCACAAGGCGCTCCTCATCGCCGACGAGGTGCAGACCGGGCTCGGCAGGACCGGCGACTTCTACGCGTACCAGCACGAGGAGGGCGTCGAACCCGATCTCATCTGTGTCGCCAAGGCGCTCTCCGGCGGCTATGTGCCGGTCGGGGCGACCCTCGGCAAGGACTGGATCTTCAAGCGCGTCTACTCGTCGATGGACCGGGTCCTCGTCCACTCCGCGAGCTTCGGCTCCAACGCCCAGGCGATGGCGGCGGGACTGGCCGTGCTCGCGGTGATGGAGGACGAGGAGACGGTCGCGAACGCCCGGCGTACCGGTGACCTGCTGCGGGAGCGGCTGGCCGCCCTCGTCGACCGCTACGAGCTGCTGCACGAGGTGCGCGGGCGCGGGCTGATGATCGGCATCGAGTTCGGCCGTCCGTCCTCGCTGAAGCTCCGCAGCCGCTGGACCATGCTCCAGGCGGCCCGCAAAGGGCTCTTCGCGCAGATGGTGGTGGTGCCGCTGCTGCGCAAGCACCGCATCCTCACCCAGGTCTCCGGCGACCATCTGGAAGTGATCAAGCTGATTCCGCCGCTGGTCGTCGGGGAGCCGGAGGTGGAGCGCTTCGTGACCGCGTTCACCGACGTCATGGACGACGCGCACAGCGGCGGGGGGCTGATGTGGGACTTCGGGCGGACCCTGGTGAAGCAGGCCGTCGCCAACCGTTGA
- a CDS encoding helix-turn-helix domain-containing protein → MNPPDGGVADELPGVAPRLRELRRGRGLTLETAAQRAGLSPAHLSRLETGRRQPSLPMLLGLARIYGTTVSELLGETPPERDAIVRGGRFEGAEADGWMYRQAGGSGRAMQALRVRVPYGAQSDLVRVHPGEEWLYVLDGTLRVILGETVHDLAPGDSAHFDSLTPHRIAALDRGGAELLFVHSLMQSPAAELCLGSGIHRR, encoded by the coding sequence ATGAATCCTCCTGACGGAGGGGTGGCCGACGAGCTCCCCGGCGTCGCACCCCGCCTGCGCGAACTGCGCCGCGGACGCGGTCTCACCCTGGAGACCGCCGCCCAGCGGGCCGGGCTTTCCCCGGCCCATCTGTCCCGGCTCGAAACCGGCCGCAGGCAGCCCTCGCTGCCCATGCTGCTCGGGCTCGCCCGTATCTACGGTACGACGGTTTCCGAGCTGCTCGGCGAGACACCCCCCGAACGTGACGCGATCGTCCGCGGCGGCCGCTTCGAGGGCGCCGAGGCCGACGGCTGGATGTACCGGCAGGCGGGCGGCTCCGGCCGGGCCATGCAGGCGCTGCGCGTCAGGGTCCCCTACGGCGCGCAGAGCGATCTCGTGCGGGTCCACCCCGGTGAGGAATGGCTGTACGTCCTCGACGGAACGCTGCGGGTGATCCTGGGGGAGACGGTGCACGACCTCGCCCCCGGCGACAGCGCGCACTTCGATTCGCTCACCCCGCACCGGATCGCGGCGCTCGACCGCGGCGGCGCGGAGCTGCTCTTCGTTCACTCGCTGATGCAGAGCCCCGCCGCCGAACTGTGTCTCGGCAGCGGGATCCACCGGCGCTGA
- a CDS encoding DUF6126 family protein, which produces MSDSENYDPLTPQRPKNYDPQERKMPRGVVIRLFAYLVAGHVIAGFLYLLFAVAGGNK; this is translated from the coding sequence ATGTCCGATTCCGAGAACTACGACCCCCTGACCCCGCAGCGGCCCAAGAACTACGACCCGCAGGAGCGGAAGATGCCGCGCGGGGTCGTGATCCGGCTTTTCGCCTACCTGGTGGCAGGACACGTCATCGCCGGCTTCCTGTACCTGCTGTTCGCCGTGGCGGGCGGCAACAAGTGA
- a CDS encoding tyrosine-protein phosphatase, giving the protein MTQQVPQVPPTESELTGVRNFRDVGGLPTTDGRRVAFGRLYRSGHLAHATEQDTAVLGRLGLHTVFDFRNDADRKLDGHDVELAGVRNVSIPLSDPADGAEFWRLVRDGDIAQLRSILSGSKGTDRMITSYRSIIRDRTAEHSRVLHALAEDSVPALMHCAAGKDRAGLSIAVSLLAVGVEREAIEADYLKSNDAHRRYRVRRSDTSETGMSPEVLELLNPLFGAHAAYLAAAFSTIEEIWGTTDRYLTEGLGLAPETRERLRERLLDEA; this is encoded by the coding sequence GTGACTCAGCAGGTGCCGCAGGTCCCGCCGACAGAATCCGAGCTGACCGGAGTCCGTAATTTCCGTGATGTGGGAGGGCTCCCCACCACGGACGGACGCCGCGTGGCGTTCGGGCGGCTCTACCGCAGCGGCCACCTGGCACACGCCACGGAGCAGGACACGGCGGTCCTCGGCAGGCTCGGCCTGCACACGGTCTTCGACTTCCGCAACGACGCCGACCGGAAGCTCGACGGCCACGACGTGGAGCTGGCGGGGGTGCGCAATGTCAGCATCCCCCTCTCCGACCCGGCCGACGGCGCCGAGTTCTGGCGGCTGGTCCGGGACGGCGACATCGCCCAGCTGCGCTCGATCCTCTCGGGCAGCAAGGGCACGGACCGGATGATCACCTCGTACCGGTCGATCATCCGGGACCGCACCGCCGAGCACAGCCGGGTACTGCACGCCCTGGCCGAGGACAGCGTCCCCGCCCTGATGCACTGCGCCGCGGGCAAGGACCGGGCCGGTCTCTCGATAGCCGTGTCGCTGCTCGCCGTGGGAGTGGAACGGGAGGCCATCGAGGCCGACTACCTCAAGTCCAACGACGCGCACCGCCGCTACCGGGTGCGGCGCTCGGACACCTCGGAGACCGGGATGTCCCCGGAGGTCCTCGAACTGCTGAACCCGCTCTTCGGCGCGCACGCCGCATACCTCGCCGCGGCCTTCAGCACCATCGAGGAGATCTGGGGAACCACGGACCGCTACCTCACCGAGGGACTGGGCCTTGCCCCGGAGACACGGGAGCGGCTGCGCGAGCGGCTGCTGGACGAAGCCTAA
- a CDS encoding alpha-galactosidase, whose translation MIETGDTGRTWVLSGATGSYALHLTDRDELLHLHWGPRLTMAAAEALAAEPFPPCPGFDSPLDGHEEYPVEGGPRFVRPALSVRTDEVRGTEWAFGGAETDGDELRLGFTDAVHRLALTLHYRMRDDSDVIERWTTVAHAGPDGPPLELLRADAATWTLPARENWRLSQLHGSWAAESRLVRSELTYGEKILSSRRGHTGHQHLPWVALDADGAATEEHGEVYGCALGWSGSWRIAVHQLPDGLVQINGGAGYDESGLLRLAPGESYTTPVFAGLWSPDGFGGASRAWHAWQLAHVIPDAGTPRPVLYNSWEATGFDISMEQQRALAVRAAEMGVELFVVDDAWFGQRTSDRAGLGDWTPNPDRFPGGLRPLADEVRGLGMRFGIWVEPEMVNPDSDLYRAHPDWVQHVPGRTRTEFRHQLVLNLARPDVQEYLWEQLDALLSSAPIDYVKWDFNRCFTEAGWPGEEYPQKLWIAHVDALYALLDRLRAAHPGVAFESCSGGGGRVDLGVLSRTDQVWTSDNTDPLDRLAIQEGFGQIHPARVMAAWVTDSPNVQLNNRMSSLRFRFVSAMAGVLGVGGDLTEWSPEELAEARDWVSLYKEIRPVVQHGALHRLAAPRGGLSAVSYVLGEEAVVLMWLEAQRFGQRPPALRLRGLDASATYVCQDTGAEYQGSVLLHHGLHTGLSGDLDARVLRLRQKR comes from the coding sequence ATGATCGAGACTGGTGACACGGGCCGTACCTGGGTGCTCAGTGGCGCGACCGGCAGCTACGCGCTCCACCTCACCGACCGCGATGAGCTGCTGCACCTGCACTGGGGGCCGCGCCTCACGATGGCCGCGGCCGAGGCGCTGGCCGCCGAGCCCTTCCCGCCCTGCCCCGGCTTCGATTCTCCGCTCGACGGCCATGAGGAGTACCCGGTCGAGGGCGGTCCCCGGTTCGTCCGCCCGGCGCTCTCCGTACGGACCGACGAGGTCAGGGGGACCGAGTGGGCGTTCGGGGGCGCCGAGACGGACGGTGACGAACTCCGGCTGGGCTTCACGGACGCCGTGCACCGCCTCGCGCTGACCCTGCACTACCGGATGCGCGACGACTCCGATGTGATCGAGCGCTGGACCACCGTCGCCCACGCCGGCCCGGACGGCCCGCCCCTGGAGCTGCTGCGCGCCGACGCGGCGACCTGGACGCTGCCGGCCCGGGAGAACTGGCGGCTGAGCCAGCTGCACGGCAGCTGGGCGGCGGAGTCCCGGCTGGTGCGGTCGGAACTCACGTACGGCGAGAAGATCCTCTCCAGCCGCCGCGGGCACACCGGACACCAGCATCTGCCATGGGTGGCCCTGGACGCGGACGGTGCCGCGACCGAGGAACACGGAGAGGTGTACGGCTGCGCCCTGGGCTGGTCCGGTTCCTGGCGGATCGCCGTGCATCAGCTGCCCGACGGTCTCGTGCAGATCAACGGGGGCGCGGGCTACGACGAGTCCGGCCTGCTGCGGCTCGCGCCGGGGGAGTCCTACACCACACCCGTCTTCGCCGGCCTGTGGAGCCCGGACGGCTTCGGCGGGGCGAGCCGGGCCTGGCACGCCTGGCAGCTGGCCCATGTGATCCCGGACGCCGGCACGCCGCGGCCGGTGCTCTACAACTCCTGGGAGGCGACCGGCTTCGACATCTCCATGGAACAGCAGCGTGCGCTCGCCGTGCGCGCGGCGGAGATGGGTGTCGAGCTGTTCGTGGTGGACGACGCCTGGTTCGGGCAGCGCACCAGCGACCGGGCCGGGCTCGGTGACTGGACACCGAACCCCGACCGCTTCCCCGGCGGGCTGCGGCCGCTCGCCGACGAGGTGCGCGGACTCGGCATGCGGTTCGGGATCTGGGTCGAGCCGGAGATGGTCAACCCCGACAGCGATCTCTACCGGGCCCACCCGGACTGGGTGCAGCACGTCCCCGGCCGTACGCGGACCGAGTTCCGCCATCAGCTGGTGCTCAACCTCGCCCGGCCGGACGTACAGGAATACCTGTGGGAGCAGCTCGACGCGCTGCTCTCCAGTGCTCCGATCGACTATGTGAAGTGGGACTTCAACCGCTGCTTCACCGAGGCGGGCTGGCCGGGCGAGGAGTACCCGCAGAAGCTCTGGATCGCGCACGTGGACGCGCTGTACGCGCTGCTCGACCGGCTGCGCGCCGCGCACCCGGGCGTGGCCTTCGAGTCCTGCTCGGGGGGCGGGGGCCGGGTCGACCTGGGCGTGCTCTCCCGGACCGATCAGGTGTGGACCTCCGACAACACCGACCCGCTGGACCGGCTCGCCATCCAGGAGGGCTTCGGGCAGATCCATCCGGCGCGGGTGATGGCGGCCTGGGTCACCGACAGCCCGAACGTCCAGCTGAACAACCGGATGAGTTCGCTGCGGTTCCGCTTCGTCAGCGCGATGGCCGGGGTGCTCGGGGTCGGCGGCGACCTCACCGAGTGGAGCCCGGAGGAGCTGGCCGAGGCGCGGGACTGGGTGTCCCTCTACAAGGAGATCCGCCCGGTGGTGCAGCACGGGGCCCTCCACCGGCTCGCGGCGCCGCGCGGCGGGCTGAGCGCGGTGAGCTACGTCCTGGGCGAGGAGGCCGTGGTGCTGATGTGGCTGGAGGCACAGCGGTTCGGCCAGCGGCCGCCGGCCCTGCGGCTGCGCGGCCTGGACGCCTCGGCGACGTACGTCTGTCAGGACACCGGAGCGGAATACCAGGGATCGGTGCTGCTGCATCACGGGCTGCACACCGGGCTGAGCGGCGACCTGGACGCCCGGGTGCTGAGGTTGCGTCAGAAGCGGTGA
- a CDS encoding LysM peptidoglycan-binding domain-containing M23 family metallopeptidase produces MPAMGKHRRTKTGPIARGVLAAGTGGAVLALPLIGATGAHAAEKAAPAAKPAAASVAAAHTAPGAAAAAPGASKTYSVVSGDYLSKIAAEHKLKGGWQKLYQDNREVVGENPSLIFPGMKLTLGAKASGPADAAQSAPAPSKAEPEKAAPKAAPAAPKAQPAPKTASSADSSAPSSGAGKSTTSTNTSASQSNSSGWTTPVANANVTTQYRASGASWSSGYHTGSDFQAASGTVVRAIGPGTVVSAGWSGSYGNEVVIKHADGMYSQYAHQSSLSVSVGQAVTGGQQIGLSGSTGNSTGPHLHFEVRTGPSYGSDVDPVAYLRQHGVSI; encoded by the coding sequence ATGCCCGCAATGGGTAAGCACCGTCGTACGAAGACCGGCCCGATCGCCCGCGGTGTCCTCGCCGCAGGGACCGGCGGCGCCGTCCTCGCCCTCCCGCTGATCGGTGCCACCGGAGCGCACGCCGCGGAGAAGGCCGCGCCCGCGGCCAAGCCCGCCGCCGCCTCGGTCGCCGCCGCGCACACCGCCCCGGGTGCCGCGGCCGCGGCCCCCGGCGCCTCGAAGACCTACTCCGTCGTCTCCGGCGACTACCTCTCGAAGATCGCCGCCGAGCACAAGCTCAAGGGCGGCTGGCAGAAGCTGTACCAGGACAACCGCGAGGTCGTCGGCGAGAACCCGAGCCTGATCTTCCCCGGCATGAAGCTGACCCTCGGCGCCAAGGCGTCCGGTCCCGCCGACGCCGCGCAGTCCGCGCCGGCCCCGTCGAAGGCGGAGCCGGAGAAGGCCGCTCCGAAGGCCGCCCCGGCCGCCCCGAAGGCGCAGCCGGCCCCGAAGACCGCCTCGTCCGCGGACTCCTCGGCCCCGTCCTCCGGGGCCGGAAAGTCCACCACCTCCACGAACACCAGCGCCTCCCAGAGCAACAGCTCCGGCTGGACGACCCCGGTGGCCAACGCCAACGTCACCACCCAGTACCGCGCCTCCGGCGCCAGCTGGTCCAGCGGTTACCACACCGGCTCGGACTTCCAGGCCGCGTCGGGCACCGTCGTCCGCGCCATCGGCCCGGGCACCGTGGTCTCGGCCGGCTGGAGCGGTTCGTACGGCAACGAGGTCGTCATCAAGCACGCCGACGGCATGTACTCCCAGTACGCCCACCAGTCCTCGCTCAGCGTCTCCGTGGGCCAGGCCGTCACCGGCGGCCAGCAGATCGGCCTCTCCGGCTCCACCGGCAACTCGACCGGCCCGCACCTCCACTTCGAGGTCCGCACCGGCCCGAGCTACGGCTCGGACGTCGACCCGGTCGCGTACCTGCGCCAGCACGGCGTCTCCATCTGA
- a CDS encoding SGNH/GDSL hydrolase family protein: MADDSRNNQPGIIGSYAAIGDSFTEGVGDPGPDGTFVGWADRFAVLLADRLPVPDTATSPEESAHGNFRYANLAVRGRLLDQIVEEQVPRAKELAPELVSFCAGGNDIIRPGTDPDDLAERFERAVADLSNAVGTVMITTGFDTRGVPVLRHMRGKIATYNVHLRSIADRYHCPVLDLWSLRSVQDRRAWDDDRLHLSPEGHTRVALRAAQVLGVDVPADPDQAWPPQAQRGTFEERRDDIHWAREYLVPWIGRRLRGESSGDHAEAKRPDLLPL, translated from the coding sequence GTGGCAGACGATTCGAGAAACAATCAACCAGGCATCATCGGGTCGTACGCGGCGATTGGCGACAGTTTCACCGAAGGAGTCGGAGACCCCGGCCCCGACGGGACCTTCGTCGGCTGGGCGGACCGGTTCGCGGTCCTGCTGGCGGACCGGCTCCCGGTCCCCGACACCGCGACGAGCCCGGAGGAATCCGCGCACGGGAATTTCCGGTACGCCAATCTCGCCGTACGCGGACGCCTCCTCGACCAGATAGTCGAGGAACAGGTCCCCCGCGCCAAGGAGCTGGCCCCCGAGCTGGTCAGCTTCTGTGCGGGCGGCAACGACATCATCAGGCCGGGCACCGACCCCGACGATCTGGCCGAGCGCTTCGAGCGCGCGGTCGCCGATCTGAGCAACGCGGTCGGCACCGTCATGATCACCACCGGGTTCGACACCCGCGGCGTGCCGGTGCTGCGGCACATGCGCGGGAAGATCGCGACGTACAACGTCCATCTGCGGTCCATCGCCGACCGCTACCACTGCCCCGTCCTGGACCTGTGGTCGCTCCGCTCGGTGCAGGACAGGCGCGCCTGGGACGACGACCGGCTGCACCTGTCGCCCGAGGGCCACACCCGCGTCGCACTGCGCGCGGCACAGGTGCTCGGTGTGGACGTGCCCGCCGATCCGGATCAGGCCTGGCCGCCGCAGGCACAGCGCGGCACCTTCGAGGAACGGCGCGACGACATCCACTGGGCGCGCGAATACCTGGTCCCGTGGATCGGGCGGCGGCTGCGCGGCGAGTCCTCCGGCGACCACGCCGAGGCCAAGCGCCCCGATCTGCTTCCCCTCTGA